A genome region from Persephonella sp. includes the following:
- the recO gene encoding DNA repair protein RecO codes for MEFVKDEGIVLRKSLAGDYDLSITVYFRKYGKENIYIPKGQLLKSPFLHVTEPFSWFYGVYFKRKEKFFIKELDRSKSLGLEIAKDINKLKTGFEILNIFNKYVIFPDEKVFILLKKSLYYLTTDIDTDLFRLNFLAKLIYLSGIYPELNQCVRCSTKINKYNYGFLSTNEGGVVCKKCTKKRDNLTYQDIVTLKLLKDIRFQSLNKLKLVSTPKLENFLKDYLSKNL; via the coding sequence ATGGAGTTTGTAAAAGACGAAGGAATAGTTTTAAGGAAATCGCTGGCAGGGGATTATGACCTTTCTATAACTGTTTATTTCCGCAAGTATGGGAAAGAAAATATCTATATCCCAAAAGGACAGCTTTTAAAATCCCCTTTTTTACATGTAACAGAGCCTTTTTCCTGGTTTTATGGGGTATATTTCAAAAGAAAAGAAAAGTTTTTCATAAAGGAGTTAGACCGTTCAAAAAGTCTTGGCCTTGAGATAGCAAAAGATATAAACAAACTAAAGACCGGATTTGAGATTCTTAATATTTTTAACAAATATGTGATTTTTCCAGATGAAAAAGTTTTTATACTGCTGAAAAAAAGCCTTTACTATCTTACAACAGATATAGATACAGACCTTTTCCGTTTAAACTTTCTGGCCAAGCTGATTTATCTGTCTGGTATTTATCCGGAGCTTAATCAGTGTGTTAGATGTTCTACAAAAATAAACAAGTATAACTATGGTTTTTTATCTACAAATGAAGGTGGGGTAGTTTGCAAAAAATGCACTAAAAAGAGGGATAATCTAACTTATCAAGATATTGTAACCCTGAAACTCTTAAAAGATATAAGATTCCAGAGTCTAAATAAACTAAAACTTGTTTCTACACCCAAACTTGAAAACTTTTTAAAAGATTATTTATCTAAAAATCTGTAA
- a CDS encoding copper resistance system multicopper oxidase, with product MEISRRKLLQTSIMLSMAGFTGLKLPVYAADRGITVANRKETENTVEYELVIKKQTLSIGNREGMPITINNNFPAPLIRLKEGKWAIIKVYNDMNESTSIHWHGLIIPNEMDGVPGLTFDGIPPKSSFTYKFPVVQSGTYWYHSHTGLQEQLGLYGPLILDPKEPEPFEYDREYVIVLSDWTFEDPYDVLMHLKKWDGYYNYHKRTISDLIRDIKEKGFQRTLRERSMWAKMRMSPRDIADITGATYTYLMNGKTAEENPEFLFNPGEKVRLRFINASAATYFDVRIPGLKMKVVQADGQNIQPVVVDEFRIAIAETYDVIVQPDKNAYTIFAETMDRSGYTRGTLTYKKGLSAPVPPQRPPAERSMRAMGGMHHHMGHMKDMRMMDRCGDCKPLMIPDSFGVDAAMINKNPVCRLNEAGVGLEKVQHRVLTYSDLKSLQPHPVRKPVRQIDIHLTGNMERFIWKMYSYDGKKLTDKFEIPIKAKLNERIKIMFINHTMMDHPMHLHGIWMYLQNGNGEFNPRKHTINLKPGEKVCVEIDSDAIGNWAFHCHILYHMHTGMFRVLQVC from the coding sequence ATGGAAATATCAAGAAGAAAGCTTTTACAAACCTCCATCATGCTCTCTATGGCAGGATTTACAGGATTAAAACTCCCTGTTTATGCAGCAGATAGGGGCATTACAGTAGCAAACAGAAAAGAAACGGAAAACACCGTTGAGTATGAACTGGTAATAAAAAAACAAACCCTATCTATAGGAAACAGAGAGGGAATGCCCATTACCATAAACAATAATTTTCCTGCACCCCTTATAAGACTAAAAGAGGGAAAATGGGCAATTATCAAGGTTTATAACGATATGAATGAATCTACCTCAATCCACTGGCATGGTCTTATAATCCCCAATGAGATGGACGGTGTTCCGGGACTGACTTTTGACGGAATTCCGCCAAAAAGCAGTTTTACATATAAATTCCCTGTTGTTCAATCTGGAACATACTGGTATCACAGCCATACAGGCTTGCAGGAACAGCTTGGTTTGTATGGGCCTCTTATTTTAGACCCAAAAGAACCAGAACCATTTGAGTATGACAGGGAGTATGTGATTGTCTTATCAGACTGGACATTTGAAGACCCTTATGATGTCTTAATGCATCTAAAAAAATGGGATGGATATTACAACTACCACAAAAGAACTATCTCAGACCTTATAAGAGATATAAAAGAAAAAGGTTTTCAAAGAACTTTGAGAGAAAGGTCTATGTGGGCAAAAATGCGAATGAGCCCCCGGGATATAGCTGATATAACAGGTGCAACGTATACATATCTGATGAATGGAAAAACAGCTGAGGAAAACCCTGAATTTCTATTTAATCCAGGTGAAAAAGTCCGCTTAAGATTTATAAATGCCTCTGCGGCAACATATTTTGATGTCCGTATTCCAGGCTTAAAAATGAAAGTGGTTCAGGCAGATGGCCAGAATATTCAACCTGTTGTAGTTGATGAATTTAGAATAGCGATAGCAGAAACCTATGATGTGATTGTTCAGCCTGATAAAAATGCCTATACAATTTTTGCAGAAACAATGGACAGAAGCGGTTATACAAGGGGAACCCTAACCTATAAAAAAGGTTTATCTGCTCCGGTTCCACCCCAAAGACCTCCTGCAGAAAGAAGCATGAGAGCAATGGGGGGAATGCATCACCATATGGGACATATGAAAGATATGCGTATGATGGATAGATGCGGAGATTGTAAACCTCTGATGATACCTGATAGCTTCGGAGTTGATGCAGCAATGATAAATAAAAATCCAGTATGCAGATTAAATGAAGCAGGTGTCGGACTGGAAAAGGTTCAGCACAGGGTTTTAACTTACTCTGACCTAAAAAGTCTCCAGCCCCATCCTGTCAGAAAACCGGTTAGACAGATAGATATTCATCTAACAGGAAATATGGAAAGATTTATCTGGAAGATGTATTCCTATGATGGAAAGAAACTAACAGATAAATTTGAAATACCTATTAAAGCAAAACTAAATGAAAGAATAAAAATAATGTTTATCAACCATACAATGATGGACCATCCTATGCATCTACACGGTATCTGGATGTATCTACAAAATGGAAACGGAGAGTTTAACCCCAGAAAACATACAATAAATCTAAAGCCCGGTGAAAAGGTTTGTGTAGAAATAGATAGTGATGCCATAGGAAACTGGGCATTCCACTGCCACATCCTTTATCACATGCATACAGGTATGTTTAGAGTTCTGCAAGTCTGTTAA